A genomic window from Leptolyngbya sp. BL0902 includes:
- a CDS encoding DUF1823 family protein, with translation MTTLPDLSNDTLWAILNDELDDDTVNRLVWHYLGYRPTEKGWDTTSVDPAWGEKYPEPPDFIESRPATVQLTRSIPAEYKQLLKEELGFKGYTIDQLVPRLTRRATMTNWLLAYRAQHP, from the coding sequence ATGACCACGCTGCCTGACCTTTCCAACGACACCCTCTGGGCGATTTTGAACGACGAACTGGACGACGACACCGTAAACCGTCTGGTGTGGCACTACCTCGGTTATCGGCCTACGGAGAAGGGTTGGGACACTACGTCAGTGGATCCGGCCTGGGGGGAAAAGTATCCAGAGCCGCCGGACTTCATCGAAAGCCGCCCCGCCACCGTGCAACTCACCCGATCCATTCCCGCCGAGTACAAGCAGTTACTGAAGGAAGAACTGGGCTTTAAGGGCTATACCATTGATCAACTGGTGCCCCGCCTCACCCGCCGCGCCACCATGACCAACTGGCTCTTGGCCTACCGCGCCCAACACCCTTGA
- the murD gene encoding UDP-N-acetylmuramoyl-L-alanine--D-glutamate ligase gives MKQAHVIGLGKSGIAAARLLRKQGWDVVLSDRNATPLAADQQAQLQAAGVTVKLGHSFALTPEDRPDRVVVSPGVPWDLPALAEARAAGLEVMGEMELAWLTLQDKPWVGITGTNGKTTTTALTAAIFQAAGLSAPACGNIGHAACELGLQDPTPDWVIAELSSYQIEASATLTPRIGLWTTLTPDHLQRHKTLGNYARIKASLLQRSEFAIFNGDDPYLRQHIPAEFPQAHWTSVGGKAALGSLVPTTYIEDDWVTFKGQPIVAADALKMVGDHNLQNLLMAVAAACLADIDPAAIAAGVASFPGVPHRLEHICTWQGIDFTNDSKATNYDAAEVGLRSVDSPAVLIAGGEAKEGDDGPWLQRIQERAATVLLIGDAAPQFARRLAEVGYQDYEIVETLDRALRRSLELAPSLGAKVVLLSPACASFDQYPNFEARGDHFRQLCQNLG, from the coding sequence ATGAAACAGGCCCATGTGATCGGCTTAGGAAAATCTGGCATTGCTGCCGCCCGGTTGCTGCGAAAGCAGGGCTGGGACGTAGTGCTGAGCGACCGCAACGCCACCCCGCTGGCGGCTGATCAACAGGCCCAACTCCAGGCGGCGGGGGTGACGGTAAAACTCGGCCATAGCTTTGCCCTCACCCCAGAGGATCGGCCCGACCGCGTAGTGGTGAGCCCTGGGGTGCCCTGGGATTTACCCGCCCTAGCAGAGGCCCGCGCCGCCGGACTGGAGGTGATGGGGGAAATGGAACTGGCCTGGTTGACGCTGCAAGATAAGCCCTGGGTTGGCATCACAGGCACCAACGGCAAAACCACCACCACCGCCCTCACCGCCGCCATTTTCCAGGCTGCGGGGTTGAGCGCCCCCGCCTGTGGCAACATTGGCCATGCCGCCTGCGAGCTGGGCCTGCAAGACCCCACGCCAGACTGGGTGATTGCCGAACTCAGCAGCTACCAGATCGAAGCCTCGGCCACCCTCACGCCCCGCATTGGCCTGTGGACGACCCTCACCCCCGACCACCTGCAACGGCACAAAACCCTCGGCAACTATGCCCGCATTAAGGCATCCCTGCTGCAACGGTCAGAGTTCGCCATCTTCAACGGCGACGACCCCTATCTGCGCCAGCACATCCCCGCCGAATTTCCCCAAGCCCACTGGACGAGTGTGGGCGGCAAAGCGGCCCTTGGCTCTCTGGTACCGACGACCTATATTGAAGACGACTGGGTGACGTTTAAGGGCCAGCCCATCGTTGCCGCCGATGCCCTCAAAATGGTGGGCGACCACAACCTGCAAAACCTGCTGATGGCCGTCGCTGCCGCCTGTTTGGCCGACATCGACCCCGCCGCCATCGCCGCCGGAGTAGCCAGTTTCCCCGGTGTGCCCCATCGCCTAGAGCACATTTGCACCTGGCAAGGCATTGACTTTACCAACGATTCCAAAGCCACCAACTACGATGCTGCCGAAGTGGGCCTGCGTTCGGTAGACAGTCCTGCGGTGCTGATTGCCGGGGGCGAAGCCAAGGAAGGCGACGATGGCCCCTGGCTCCAGCGCATTCAGGAACGGGCCGCCACGGTGTTGCTGATTGGCGATGCCGCCCCCCAGTTTGCCCGTCGCCTAGCGGAGGTGGGCTACCAGGATTACGAAATCGTCGAAACCCTGGATCGCGCCCTGCGCCGCAGCCTAGAACTCGCGCCCAGCCTGGGGGCCAAGGTGGTCTTGCTGTCCCCCGCCTGCGCCAGCTTCGACCAATACCCCAATTTTGAGGCCCGTGGCGATCATTTTCGGCAACTGTGCCAAAACCTGGGTTAA
- a CDS encoding MlaD family protein: MMRERAIREGSVGLLILLAVALFGGMVLWLRGYDPRRQSYRATFVFTDTLGMQEGTAVRFRGVRVGRVLSIQPGSNQVSVLVEINQPSLLIPSNALITVNQSGLIGDTTIDIIPQATLAEMVTASLTPFKPQCDSQVVICDGDERRGEVGASYEALIRAAEDLARTFADPELAANLTLTLKNASEFAASATVLSGELTRLSQQVQTDLGPLMASATRAADNLDGTLTEFGTTATDISNAANAVGATAAQFEITGTEVNGLISRNRSSLVTTLDSLNRSSVHLETIMATLAPEIQDSQFIANLDRLSADATAAMADIRAITATANTPENLILLQQTLDSARSVFQSAHKVIADVDELTGDPTLRNNFRNLINGLSTLVSLTDQLEQDSRLAQALTLPRDAQVDRLILTPVPPPTAPARPAPTASPAPLLITHNGQYYQLQIQGR, translated from the coding sequence ATGATGCGGGAACGGGCAATTCGGGAAGGATCGGTGGGGCTGCTGATTTTGCTGGCGGTGGCGCTGTTTGGCGGCATGGTGCTGTGGCTGCGGGGGTACGATCCTCGGCGGCAAAGCTATCGGGCTACCTTTGTGTTTACCGATACCCTGGGGATGCAGGAAGGCACCGCCGTGCGGTTTCGGGGGGTGCGGGTGGGGCGGGTGCTGTCGATCCAGCCCGGATCGAACCAGGTGTCGGTGCTGGTGGAAATTAATCAGCCCAGCCTGCTGATTCCCAGCAATGCCCTGATCACTGTCAATCAATCTGGCCTGATTGGCGATACCACCATCGACATCATTCCTCAAGCCACCTTGGCGGAGATGGTCACGGCCAGCCTTACTCCGTTCAAACCCCAGTGCGACAGTCAGGTGGTGATCTGCGACGGCGACGAGCGCAGGGGGGAGGTGGGAGCCAGCTATGAAGCCCTAATTCGTGCTGCCGAAGATTTGGCGAGAACCTTTGCCGACCCGGAACTGGCCGCGAACCTCACCCTCACCCTCAAAAATGCCTCGGAATTTGCCGCCAGCGCCACGGTGCTCTCTGGAGAACTCACCCGCCTATCTCAGCAGGTGCAGACTGACCTAGGGCCGCTGATGGCTTCGGCCACCCGCGCCGCCGATAACCTGGATGGCACCCTGACCGAATTTGGCACCACCGCCACCGACATTAGCAATGCCGCCAATGCTGTGGGAGCCACCGCCGCCCAGTTTGAGATCACAGGCACCGAAGTCAACGGCCTGATTAGCCGCAACCGCAGCAGCTTAGTCACCACCCTGGATAGCCTTAACCGCAGCAGCGTCCATCTAGAAACCATCATGGCCACCCTGGCCCCCGAAATCCAGGACAGCCAGTTCATCGCCAATCTGGATCGCCTCTCCGCCGATGCCACCGCCGCCATGGCCGACATCCGCGCCATCACCGCCACCGCCAACACCCCCGAAAACCTGATCCTGCTGCAACAGACCCTCGACTCGGCCCGCAGCGTCTTCCAAAGCGCCCACAAGGTGATCGCCGACGTGGACGAACTCACGGGCGACCCCACCCTCCGCAACAACTTTCGCAACCTGATCAACGGCCTCAGCACCCTGGTCTCCCTCACCGACCAACTGGAGCAGGACAGCCGCCTTGCCCAAGCCCTCACCCTGCCCAGGGATGCCCAGGTGGATCGGCTCATCCTCACCCCGGTGCCGCCGCCCACCGCCCCCGCACGGCCTGCCCCCACGGCCTCCCCCGCCCCGCTGCTGATTACCCACAACGGCCAGTACTACCAGCTTCAGATTCAAGGCCGCTAG
- a CDS encoding ABC transporter ATP-binding protein: MDSPRELSFNAANAPLGDRSLLGSPRGMSECGDEVLLQLMGISKRFGSNQVLDQVDLTVYPGEAVAIIGPSGTGKSTILRIIAGLLAADAGEIYVAGQRRQGLIEDAHDPVGIGMVFQQAALFDSLTVEENVGFLLYQHSTLPPRHIRHLVEDVLEMVGLPGIGKRYPSELSGGMRKRVSFARAIISNPENPEDRPALLLYDEPTAGLDPIASTVIEDLIRDIQRGHGCGSYLIVTHQDSTIRRTADRVIFLHRGKIQWSGPISAIDETDNPYVRQFFSGQVEGPIQMVQ; encoded by the coding sequence ATGGATTCTCCCCGTGAGCTGTCGTTCAACGCTGCCAATGCACCCTTGGGGGATCGCTCTCTTCTGGGATCGCCCCGTGGAATGTCGGAGTGCGGCGATGAAGTCCTGCTGCAACTGATGGGCATTTCCAAGCGGTTTGGTAGCAATCAGGTGTTAGATCAGGTGGATCTGACGGTCTACCCTGGGGAAGCGGTGGCGATTATTGGCCCATCCGGCACCGGGAAATCCACCATTCTGCGGATTATTGCGGGGCTGTTGGCGGCGGATGCGGGGGAAATTTATGTGGCGGGGCAGCGACGACAGGGACTAATTGAAGATGCCCACGATCCGGTGGGCATTGGCATGGTGTTTCAGCAGGCGGCGCTGTTCGACTCGCTGACGGTGGAGGAAAACGTGGGCTTTTTGCTGTATCAGCATTCCACCCTGCCGCCGCGCCACATTCGCCACCTGGTAGAAGACGTGCTGGAAATGGTGGGCCTTCCGGGCATTGGTAAGCGCTACCCGTCGGAGCTGTCGGGGGGGATGCGGAAGCGGGTCAGCTTTGCCAGGGCGATTATCAGCAATCCTGAAAACCCGGAGGATCGGCCCGCCCTGCTGCTCTACGACGAACCCACCGCTGGCCTCGACCCCATCGCCTCCACGGTGATTGAGGACTTAATTCGCGATATCCAGCGCGGCCACGGCTGCGGCTCGTACCTGATTGTGACCCACCAAGACAGCACCATTCGCCGCACCGCCGACCGGGTGATTTTTCTACACCGGGGCAAAATCCAGTGGAGCGGCCCCATCAGCGCCATCGATGAAACCGATAACCCCTATGTTCGTCAGTTCTTTAGCGGTCAGGTGGAGGGGCCGATTCAAATGGTGCAGTAG
- a CDS encoding Uma2 family endonuclease has protein sequence MTTVQRRPLTPPPPITWEPLPADFLLPDDPVDNALQPLLAAALREALELAGLILESALIATNFGLCATVGDKTVVKAPDWVYVPAVNPTSGGQVRRSYTPHAEGDVPTLVMEFISEAEGGEYSINPHYPYGKWYFYERILQVPLYAIFHPPSGQLDLFRLINGQYVEQQADDQGCYWIEELHLFLGVWSGRKAEMTTTWLRWWDADGNLLLWGSEQVAQERQRAEQAQQQVAQERLRAEQAQQRAEQERQRAEQLAERLRQLGVDPGDLS, from the coding sequence ATGACCACCGTTCAACGCCGCCCCCTCACGCCGCCGCCCCCGATCACCTGGGAACCTTTGCCAGCGGACTTCCTTTTGCCTGATGATCCTGTGGATAATGCCCTTCAGCCTCTTCTTGCCGCCGCCCTGCGTGAAGCCCTAGAACTGGCTGGCTTGATTCTAGAATCAGCGCTGATTGCAACGAATTTTGGCCTCTGCGCCACCGTGGGCGATAAAACCGTGGTAAAAGCCCCGGACTGGGTCTATGTGCCTGCCGTGAATCCAACGTCTGGGGGCCAAGTTCGTCGTAGCTATACCCCCCACGCTGAGGGCGACGTTCCCACCCTGGTGATGGAGTTCATCTCCGAAGCCGAGGGCGGCGAGTATTCCATCAACCCCCACTATCCCTACGGCAAATGGTATTTCTACGAGCGCATCCTCCAGGTGCCGCTCTACGCGATTTTTCACCCTCCCTCTGGCCAGCTAGACCTGTTTCGCTTGATCAATGGCCAGTACGTGGAACAGCAGGCCGATGACCAGGGCTGCTACTGGATTGAGGAACTCCATCTTTTCCTGGGCGTGTGGTCTGGGAGAAAGGCAGAAATGACGACAACCTGGCTGCGCTGGTGGGATGCCGACGGCAACTTGCTGCTCTGGGGCAGCGAACAGGTCGCGCAGGAACGCCAGCGGGCCGAACAGGCTCAACAGCAGGTCGCCCAAGAACGCTTACGGGCGGAACAGGCCCAACAACGGGCGGAGCAAGAACGCCAACGGGCCGAACAACTGGCCGAACGCCTACGGCAACTGGGCGTTGATCCTGGGGATTTGTCTTAA
- a CDS encoding YkvA family protein, with translation MNNPAQAFYSWYKNTLNHPKYRWVLVAGTLLYLLSPIDISPDFIPIIGWIDDGIVASIFVASLSQILLSGLTKNRADLGSDYTDTTVDINPEI, from the coding sequence ATGAACAACCCCGCCCAAGCCTTCTATAGCTGGTACAAAAACACCCTCAACCATCCCAAATACCGCTGGGTTTTGGTGGCGGGTACGCTGCTTTATTTGCTCAGCCCCATTGATATTTCCCCAGACTTTATCCCCATCATCGGCTGGATTGATGACGGCATTGTGGCCTCCATTTTTGTGGCCTCCCTCTCCCAAATTTTGCTGAGTGGCCTCACCAAGAATCGCGCCGATCTGGGTAGTGACTATACCGATACCACGGTAGACATCAACCCCGAAATCTAG
- a CDS encoding transposase, producing MPRQPRQYVSGYCYHVTVRCNNREFRLIRDECREILLYALERCKEKYGFKLYALCIMSNHVHYLIEPDQPEDLPKIMHWLNWYTAMCFNRMLNRTGHFWEKRYHSTGFANTDQRRALNTLRYIHANPKAANMQQGFFYDYSNYGSYDRLTTDGLTQWHPAFLALGATLELCAEAYRKFCKRYKPKPKPERRNTWGSKTLAAIRQKMKAKKKTPGQQSLWEEWQAPMDAVQNVAKKFVLANCLNPDVVSARFEADTT from the coding sequence ATGCCGCGCCAACCACGTCAATATGTCTCCGGCTATTGCTATCACGTTACGGTTCGCTGCAACAATCGCGAGTTTCGGCTAATTCGCGACGAGTGCCGCGAGATTTTACTCTATGCCTTGGAGCGATGCAAGGAGAAATACGGATTCAAGCTCTATGCTCTGTGCATTATGAGCAACCATGTGCATTACCTGATAGAACCCGATCAGCCCGAAGATTTGCCGAAAATTATGCACTGGCTGAACTGGTATACGGCCATGTGCTTTAACCGAATGCTGAACCGCACGGGGCACTTTTGGGAGAAGCGCTACCACAGCACCGGATTTGCCAATACCGACCAGCGGCGGGCACTGAATACCCTGCGTTACATCCACGCCAACCCCAAGGCGGCAAATATGCAGCAGGGCTTTTTCTACGACTACAGCAACTACGGCAGCTACGACCGTTTAACCACCGATGGCCTAACCCAATGGCATCCCGCTTTTTTGGCGCTGGGGGCGACATTAGAACTGTGTGCAGAAGCCTATCGAAAATTTTGCAAACGCTATAAACCGAAGCCCAAGCCAGAGCGGCGCAACACCTGGGGCAGCAAGACTCTGGCGGCGATTCGACAAAAGATGAAGGCCAAAAAGAAAACCCCTGGCCAACAAAGCCTGTGGGAGGAATGGCAAGCGCCGATGGATGCGGTGCAGAATGTTGCTAAGAAATTTGTATTAGCGAACTGTTTGAACCCAGATGTGGTAAGTGCCCGATTTGAGGCCGATACGACATGA
- a CDS encoding beta-ketoacyl-ACP synthase: protein MSRPAPSPSLATPVFVTGLGLVTALGSSVSETWERLLLGKSGLTPQQPFPDLPPLPLGMVEGGIVPLADLLQRAVTEAVRDAQLPFPDADCGVVIGSSRGFQAQWEVLAQDYLTQNVQPQNWLNTLPAMASTGVAQLLGTTGPVLSPMAACATGLVAIAQGADLIRRGQCQRVIVGAGENPITPLTLAGFDRLGALAPTGCYPFSPQREGLALGAGAAILVLESAQSLAQRPQIQPYGCILGAGLSADAHHLTAPDPDQRGSRLALEQCLRRSGLTAEDIDYIHAHGTGTHLNDAHEAALISQCLPHLPPISSTKGATGHTLGASGAIGAILCCLVLRHQRLPPNVGLLGDPIYPNVVTHSCSAQVKTALCMGFGFGGQNAVLALGLPPVA, encoded by the coding sequence ATCTCCAGACCAGCACCCAGCCCTAGCCTAGCCACCCCGGTTTTTGTCACGGGCCTAGGGTTGGTCACAGCCCTAGGTTCCTCGGTGTCGGAAACTTGGGAGCGTTTGCTATTGGGAAAATCGGGATTAACCCCGCAGCAGCCCTTTCCAGACTTGCCCCCTCTACCCTTGGGGATGGTGGAAGGCGGCATTGTTCCTCTAGCCGATTTGCTGCAACGGGCCGTAACAGAAGCCGTTAGGGATGCCCAACTTCCCTTCCCTGATGCCGATTGCGGCGTAGTAATTGGCTCCAGTCGTGGCTTTCAGGCCCAGTGGGAAGTTCTGGCTCAGGATTATCTTACGCAGAACGTTCAACCCCAGAATTGGCTGAACACTCTACCCGCCATGGCGTCCACCGGGGTCGCGCAATTGTTGGGAACCACGGGGCCAGTGTTGTCTCCAATGGCGGCCTGTGCCACGGGTTTGGTGGCCATTGCCCAGGGGGCCGACTTGATTCGGCGGGGACAATGCCAACGGGTGATCGTGGGCGCGGGGGAAAATCCCATCACGCCGCTTACCCTCGCTGGATTTGACCGACTGGGAGCCCTGGCCCCCACGGGCTGCTATCCCTTTTCCCCCCAGCGGGAAGGCTTGGCCCTGGGGGCTGGAGCCGCCATTTTGGTGCTGGAATCGGCCCAATCCCTAGCCCAACGTCCCCAAATCCAACCCTATGGCTGCATTTTAGGAGCCGGACTCAGCGCCGATGCCCACCACCTCACGGCCCCAGATCCTGACCAGCGGGGCAGTCGTTTGGCCCTGGAACAGTGTCTTCGCCGTAGTGGCCTCACGGCGGAGGATATTGACTACATCCACGCCCACGGCACCGGAACCCATCTCAACGATGCCCACGAAGCGGCGTTGATTTCCCAATGCCTCCCTCACCTTCCGCCCATCAGTTCCACCAAGGGAGCCACAGGTCACACCCTCGGCGCATCGGGAGCCATCGGGGCTATCCTGTGCTGTCTAGTGCTTCGACATCAACGCCTGCCGCCCAATGTGGGTCTGCTGGGCGATCCGATTTATCCCAATGTCGTCACCCACAGCTGCTCTGCCCAGGTGAAAACCGCCCTCTGCATGGGCTTTGGCTTTGGGGGACAAAATGCCGTGTTGGCCCTGGGTCTACCCCCTGTTGCTTGA